The genomic interval cacccccacccccacccccacctcccactccacaCCCAACCCCAGCCCCCTTGGCTGAAGTCTTGTGGGACGGACGACCGCTTGCTGAGGCCTCCTGACACCTGGCCTCTGGCCCCTGGGGCAGGGCTTATGCCCCTCCCTTTGATTCTGAGGTGGGTGTGGCAGGGAATGGTCGGGCAGCCTGAGAGGAGGTGGTGCACTCTGGGTGCGGAGGAGGGGAAGGTGTGCTCAAGCgtgattggttttttttgttttttgcggtacgcgggcctctccctgttgtgacctctcccgttgcggagcacaggctctggatgcacaggctcagcggccatggctcacgggcccagccgctccgtggcatgtgggatcttcccggactggggcacgaacccgtgtcccctgcatcggcaggcggactctcaaccactgcgccaccagggaagcccaagcataaTTGTTGAAGTTTGGAGAGGAGCATGGAAGATTGTTGGGAGGCTGTGGAGGGAATGCACGGGTTTGCATGAAAGCAGAGAGGGTGTGTTGGTGCAAGAGAACAATTAGTGTAGTGAGGAGTTGGCTTTTGACTAGATCAGGGTCTGGCATTCACTAGGGGGGATCAACAAACATCTACTTGATAAATAATTGAGggaattaatgaaaataatgattgaAACAGGGGCTTGAGATCCAGCACAATGATATGATTTCATGAGATGCAAAGGGGTGTCAGTTTAAAGAGGGAGCAAGAGAATAATTAAGATTTCGATGGggtgcaagaaaaaaaaatcggaATGGAAGGTGAGAGGAAGATTGAATGTAGGGCATACAGGAGACTAATAATAGAATTGAATGCAGAGGGGCATAGAATCATGAGTAgggagtgaatgaatgcatgaggtTAGGAAGACAATTGTGGAAGTGGATGCCAGGAATAATAGCTGGGCATAGCAGAATACAAGATGATACATGAGAAAGGGAAGTAGTAATTGTTCAAGGGGGCGTGAGAGTGCATGTGCATGCCTGTGAAGGGTGTCTATGTGGAGTGAAGGTAGGCAGAGAGACTAGTAATTGGATTGAAAATATACAGGACCCATGCCCAGAGTTTCTTGGAACCTGCCTATGCATGAGTGGAGCTCCCTGGGAAGGAGGCTACACGAAGTAAGAAGGGAGGGTACAATCTCATTTCAGCGGTGAGCTGGGTGGAGGAGAATCCAGCCGCCGCAGATGGGGTTTTCCAAGGGCAGAGGAAGTACGTTGTGGGTAGGGGATCATGTGGCCACCCTGACCTCCACTCCTTGCTCTAGAACCATGGATCCTGATGAAATGCCTGCTGTGCCCAGCGGCCCCCCTGACTCCACCACTAGACTTGAGACCGGAGCCCCATgggggattgaacctggccccAGAAGAGCTAAACGTCGCAGAGCCCGCCGCCACAAACACGGCATCACTGACCAAGTCAAGGACCAGGAGCACTACTGCCTCTTCGAGGGCTGCGAGTGTCACAAGTGTGCCCTCTTCTCGTGAGTATGGTGTCTGACAAGGGGAGGGCAGTGGGCTCCTCTAAAGGTGACTGACTTTAGACCTGCAATCCCCCACTTTAGGGAACACTGCAGCATCTTGCCTGCTGAGAGTACCTTGAAGTCGGAGCAGGGGCCACTCCGAAAGAGGCACCTGACTGAAGGACTGATAAGGAGTGGGACCACCTCTCCCAAAGCTCACAGCCATGTCAACAAGTTGGCCATTC from Phocoena sinus isolate mPhoSin1 unplaced genomic scaffold, mPhoSin1.pri scaffold_41_arrow_ctg1, whole genome shotgun sequence carries:
- the LOC116748311 gene encoding doublesex- and mab-3-related transcription factor C2-like, with amino-acid sequence MDPDEMPAVPSGPPDSTTRLETGAPWGIEPGPRRAKRRRARRHKHGITDQVKDQEHYCLFEGCECHKCALFSEHCSILPAESTLKSEQGPLRKRHLTEGLIRSGTTSPKAHSHVNKLAIQAGVPSKLPRSSADGSGLGIFVSVLDSSTLEEATNNFSFQEDTQTPCPAQQAPKASDQVSVSASSEWQRKLEAAEALLALRESSQAPSGSISVLQP